The sequence CGGTGCCCAGAATACCCCAGCGTACGGGTTCCATGACGGCCTTCCCTCCCTGAGTTTTTCGTTCTTTCTTTGCCACAGATGACGGCGATGGGCTCAGATGAATGCTTATCTTCGTCCATCGCCGTCATCTGTGGCCAAAAAACAGAAGCCGAACACTCCGAAGCTTCAGCCCAGCCGCCGGCCGTCCTCCGGATCGAACAGCGACACCCGTCCCCCGTCCAGCATCACCGGCAGCGGCGCGTTGCGCTCGATCCGCTGGTTCGGCGCCATGCGGGCGGTGACCTCCCCCGCCCCGGTGGCAAGCAGAACATACATGTCGGGGCCGGTCGGCTCGGCCATGATCGGGCGCGCCTCGAACGATCCCCCGCCGCCGCCCTCGGCGATGCGGATATGCTCCGGCCGGAAACCGAGCGTGATCGGCCTGCCCTCCCCCGACCCCGAGGGCGGCGCCAGCCCCGGCAGCGGGATCGTGGCCCCGCCGCAGACCAGCCCGACATGGTCGCCCGCCGGCCCCAGCCGCCCCTCCAGGAAGTTCATGGTCGGCGCCCCCACGAAGGACGCGACGAACCGGTTGGCCGGCCGGTCGTAGACCTCCTCCGGGCTGTCGCACTGCTGGATCCGCCCCTGGTCCATCACGACGATCCGGGTCGCCATGGTCATCGCCTCGATCTGGTCGTGGGTGACATAGACCATGGTCCGCCCCACCCGCTCGTGCAGCCGCTTCAGCTCGATCCGCATGTCGGCGCGCAGCTTGGCGTCCAGGTTGCTGAGCGGCTCGTCGAACAGGAAGACCTTGGGCTGCCGCACCAGCGCGCGGCCGATCGCGACACGCTGCTGCTGGCCGCCGGACAGCTCGGACGGACGCCGGTCCAGCAGGTGGCCGATCCGCAGGAGCTGGGCGACCTCCGCCACCTTGCGCTCCACCTCGGCCTTCGGCGTTCCCCGCATGCGCAGGCCGAAGCCGATGTTCCGGCGCACCGACATGGTCGGGTAGAGCGCGTAGGACTGGAACACCATCGCGATGTCCCGCTCGTCCGGCTCCAGCTTCGTCACGTCCCGGCCGCCGATCAGGATGCGCCCGCCGGTGATCGGCTCCAGCCCCGCGATCATGTTCAGCAGGGTGGACTTGCCGCAGCCCGACGGCCCCAGCAATACCAGGAACTCGCCGTGCTCCACCTCCAGGTTCAGGCCGTCGATGATGGTCAGGTGGCCGTAGCTCTTGCGAACGTCTTCGAGCGTCACGCCGTTCATGGGTTGGGTCCTCATCCTTTGACGGCGCCGGCGGCGATGCCGCGCACGAACAGGCGCCCGGAAAACAGGTAGACCAGGACGGTCGGAAGGGCCGCGAGCATCGTCGCCGCCATGTTGACGTTGTATTCCTGCTCGCCGAACTGCGATCCGACGAGGTTGTTGAGCGCCACCGTCACCGGCTGGCTGCCGCGACCGCTGAAGGTCAGCCCCAGCAGGAAGTCGTTCCAGATATAGGTGAACTGGAGGATCACCGCGACCGCGAACACCGGCAGCGAGAGCGGCAGCATGATGTGCCAGAAGATCGCCAGGAACCCGGCCCCGTCGATCCGCGCCGCCTTCATCAGGTCCGCCGGCACCGACTGGAAGAAGTTGCGGAACAGCAGGGTCACGAAGGCCAGCCCCCAGACCACGTGGACCAGCACCAGCCCCGGCACGGTGCCGAACAGCCCCAGCTCCCGCACCAGCACGATCATCGGGTAGAGCGTCACCTGCGGCGGGATGAACAGCCCGATCAGCACCGCCGCGAACAGCAGGTTGGCGAAGCGCAGCTTCCACAGGCTGAGCGCGTAGCCCGTCAGCGAGCCCAGCCCGACCGACAGGAACAGCGCCGGGAACACGATGACGAAGGAATTGACGAACTGCCCCGACAGCCCGCCGCTGCCCCCGTCGCGCCCGCCCCAGGCCTTGCCCCACGCCTCCAGCGTCGGGGCCCGCGGCAGGGCGAACAGGCTGCCGCCGCGGATCTCGTCCATCGGCTTCAGCGAGGTGGAGAACATGATCAGCAGGGGCGCCATCATGGCGAGCGCCGCCGTGCCGAGCAGCAGATACAGGACGACCCGCTGGTAGCGCATCACCGTGCCCCCCGGCTCTTGTGGATTTCCCGGTACAGGTAGGGGCCGATCACCGCGACCACGGTGCACAGCATCATGAAGGCGCCGGCGGCGCCCAGGCCCAGCTCCTGCCGGTTCAGGATATGGTCGACCACGAACCGCGCCGGCAGGTCCGACGCGAAGCCCGGCCCGCCGCCGGTCAGTGCCACGACCAGGTCGAACGACTTCATCACCAGCGCCGACAGCAGAACGAAGACGGTGAAGAACACGGGCCGCAGCATCGGGGTGACGATGTCCGTATAGACCCGCCAGGTCGGTATGCCGTCGATCCGGGCGGCCTTCCAGACGTTGGGATCGACGCCCCGAAGCCCCGCCAGGAACAGCGCCATGCACAGCCCGACCTGCTGCCAGATCCCGGCGATCGCCAGGGTATAGATCGCCCGGTCCGGCTGGACGATCCAGTTGAAGACGAACCCTTCCCAGCCCAGGTCCCGCACCGCGTCCTGGATGCCGAACACCGGGTTCAGCATCCATTGCCAGATCAGGCCGGTCACGATGAACGACATGGACAGCGGCAGCATGAACACCGTCCGGAAGAACCCCTCGGCCCGGACGCCCCGGTCGATCATGATCGCCAGCGCATAGCCCGCGACCGTGCAGCCCGCGATGAACAGCGTGCCGTGGATCGCCAGGTTCTCCATGGCGGTCCACCAGCGGGCGCTGGCGAACAGCCGGCGGTACTGGTCGAACCCGACGAAATCATAGACCGGCAGCAGGCGCGACCGGGTCAGCGAGATCACGAAGGTCCAGACGATGAAGGCGTAGAAGCAGACGATCGTGATGACCGCCGCCGGGATCAGCGCGATCCGCGCCGCCGTCATGGGCGCCAGCCGCCATCGGGGCCGGACGGCCGGCGCGCCGCCCTCGGCCATCAGGATCGCCGGCCGGCTCTGTTCTGCATGGGACATGGATGCTCCATCGCCGGCCCGGACGATCCCGGGCCGGTCAAGCGATCGGAAGGCGGGGCGCCCCTACCGGGCGTCCTCGACGGTCTGCACGAACAGGCTGCGCCCCTGTTCCGGCGTCATGGAGGGACTGTTCCAGAACTGCGAGATGGCGTCGTCGATCGCCCCGGAGACGGCGCTGGAGACGCCGAACAGCCCGGTGCTGACCAGATGGGTCGCAGGGTCCTTGATGGTGGCGATCGCCAGCTTGGCGCAGCTGTCGAAGCCGGGATCGGTCACGTCGGTGCGCACCGGGATCGAGCCCTTGCGCCGGTTGAAGGCGATCTGGACCTGCGGGTCCATGATGACCTCGGCCATCAGCTTCTGGGCCGCCTTGACCTGCGGGTCCGACGTGGCGCCGAACGAGAAGGCGTCCACCGCCATGATGTAGGCGGCGTCCTTCGCCGGGGCCAGCATGCAGCCGACGGTGGTTCCCGGCTCGATGCCGGCCGCCACCAGCTCGCCCTTGGCCCAGTCGCCGGTGAACTGGAAGGCCGCGTCGCCGCGCATCAGCATCGCGGTCGCCTCGTTCCAGCGGCGGCCCGGGCTGCCCTCGTCCACGAAGCCGCGAAGCGCCGCGAAGGTGCTGAACGCCTCCAGCATCGCGTCGGAATTCATCGCCGCCTTGTCCAGGTCGCCGTAGACCCTGGCGTAATGCTCGCGCCCGCCGACGCCGAGCAGCACCGTGTTGAACAGCACCCGCTCCTGCCAGGGCTGGCCGCCCAGGGCGATCGGCGTCACGCCCGCCGCCTTCAGCCTCCCGGCGGCCTCCAGGAATTCCGGCCAGGTCTTGGGCACGGCGACGCCGGCCTTCTCCAGCACGGCGGTGTTGTAGAACATCCAGTTCTCGCCGTGGATGTTCAGCGGGGCGGCGATATACTTGCCGTCTTCCTTGGCGATCCGGGCGATCAGGGGCGGCAGGACCGCGTCCCAGTTGCCGGCCGCCGCGACCTGCTGGACGTCGCCCACGAAGCCCTGCGCCGCCAGTTCCTTGAGCTGTTCGCCGACCGAGAACTGGAAGATCGCGGGAGCGTCGTTGCCGATCATGCGGTTGACCGCGGCCGCCCGGGCATTGGCGCCGCCGGCGATCGGGGTGTCGTTCCAGGTCCCGCCGCGCGCCGTGAAAGCGGAGCGGACCTCGCCCAGGGCGGCGGACTCGCCCCCCGACGTCCACCAGTGCAGCACCTCGGCCGTCTGGGCCGTGGCCGCCGGCGCCGCGAGCCCGGCCGCCACCGCGACCGCCAGCCCCGCCCCGAATCCCGTCATCAGCATGGAAACACGCATCCCGACCCTCCCTGGTTCGATCCGCGTTATGGATCGTAACGTTTCGATTTTCGGTAAGTATGACCTTGTGCCGAGGGATGTCAATCCCGAAATGATCCTTGCCAGTCCCGGCACCCCGGCGCTACGATCAAAATCGTAACGTTACGAAATTCGAACGCGCCGCAGCGGCGCGCCAGACCGGGAGGGTTCCGCGATGCTTCGTTTCCCCGAGGGGTTCGTGTGGGGAGTGTCCACGTCCAGCTACCAGATCGAGGGGGGAGCGCCGGACGACGGGCGCGGTCGCAGCATCTGGGACACCTACTGCGCCACGCCCGGCAAGGTGGCCAACGGCGACGACGGCTCGGTCGCCTGCGACCATTATCACCGCTACCCCGAGGATCTGGACCTTCTGCGGACGCTGGGCGCTTCGGTCTACCGCTTCTCGATCATGTGGCCCCGGGTGATGCCCGAAGGCACCGGCCGGCTGAACGAAAAGGGCCTCGACTTCTACGACCGCGTGGTCGACGGCCTGCTGGAGCGCGGCCTGCGCGCCTGGCCCTGCCTGTACCACTGGGACCTGCCCCAGGCGCTCCAGGACCGGGGCGGCTGGACCAACCGCGACAGCGCCTCCTGGTTCGCCGACTATGCCGCCGTCATGGCCCGGCGGCTGGGCGACCGGGTCGAGAAGTGGGTGACCTTCAACGAGCCCAGCGTCTCCGCCTGGATCGGCCACGAGGAGGGCCGGCACGCGCCGGGCCTGACCGACCCGCGGGCCGCCGTGCGGGCGGCGCACCACATCAACCTGGCCCACGGCCGGGCGGTCGCGACGCTGCGCGACCTGACGCCTCGGGCCGGCGTCGGCTTCGTCCTGCCGATCCACAAGGCCCGCCCCCTGCCCCGCTTCGCCGAACGCGACGCCCATCTGGCCGATTTGTTCGAGGACAAGTGGAACGGCGTGTTCCTGGACCCGGTCTATTTCGGCCGCTACCCCGCCTCGCTGGCCGACCGCTTCGCCGAGCACGTCGCCCCCGGCGACCTGGAGGAAATCAGCCGCCCCGTCGATTTCCTCGGCGTCAACCACTACTTCCCCAGCTATGTGGAGGCGGCGTCCGGCGAGGCCTGGCCGTTCCGCCATGCCGAGCCGCCGTTCTATTTCCGCCGGACGGAGATGAACTGGGCGATCGACGGGCGGGCCTTCTACGAGGCCCTGATGATCCTGAAGCACCGCTACCGCAATCCGCCGGTCTACGTGACCGAGAACGGCGGCGCCTTCCTCGACTGCGTTCAGGCCGACGGCCGGGTGGACGACCAGGACCGCATCGCCTACTACAAGGACTATCTCGCCAACCTGCACAGGGCCATGGCGGAAGGGGCCGACATCCGGGGCTTCATGCCCTGGTCCCTGCTCGACAACTTCGAATGGGCGCGCGGCTACGACAAGCGGTTCGGCCTGGTGCATGTCGATTACCGCACCCAGAAGCGCACGCCCAAGGCCTCTTTCGACTTCATGCGCGCCGTCATCGCCGGCAACGCTTTGCCCGGGGGCCAGTTCTGAGCTATGCGGAAGGCCAACGGACACGGTGCTGGAGGACTAGGCGTGACGGCGAGGCGGCAGGCCAATCTCAAGACCCTGGCGGACCACCTCGGCCTGTCGGTCACGACCGTCTCGCGCGCCCTGAAGGACGGGCCGGAGGTGCGGCCGGAAACCATCGCCCGGGTCAAGGAGGCCGCGGCCTCCTTCGGCTACGTTCCCAACATCGGCGGTATCCACCTGCGCACCGGCAGGACGATGAAGGTCTGCTCGATCCTGTTCGCGCCCGAGGTCGGCGACTACGGCGATCCGGGCTTCCTGGCCCAGGTGGAAAGCCTGTCGGCGGGGCTGGAGGTGTCCCACTACAACCTCCTCGTCCTGGCCCAGACCGGCAGGCAGACGCCGCTGGAAGCCGTGCGCAAGGTGTATGAGCAGCGCATGGCCGACGCCGTCGTGTTCTCCCGGACCCTGCCGCTGGACGAGCGGGTGCGCTACTGCCTGGAACGCGACTTCCCCTTCGTCAGCTTCGGCCGGACCGAGCTCCAGACGCCCCACGCCTATGTGGACCACGACGACGAGGGGGCCGTGTTCGACGCGGTGACCCGCCTCGCCGCCGAGGGCCACCGGCGCATCGCCCTGATCAATCCCTCGGGCGGCCTGACATATCTCGGCTACCGCATGCGGGGCTACCAGCGCGCCCTGGCCGAGGCCGGCCTGCCCTGGGACCCCGCCCTTTCCGTGGTGGCCGACCTCTCGGTGCGGGCGGCGCGCGAAGCGGCCCGGCGCCTCGTGACCGAGGGCAAGTCGGCCACCGCTATCATCTGCGCCAACCAGATGTCGGTGGTCGGCGTGCTCGAAGGGCTGATCGGCTGCGGCGTGGACACCATCCGCGACGGGTTGCCGGTGGTGGGATTCGGCGGCATGCCGTTCCGCATGCTGTCGGAGCAGAAGGTGATCTACTACTACCAGCCCCAGCGCCGCGTCGGCGAGATGCTGGCCCACCACACCCTTGCCCTGCTGGAGGGCAGGCCCGCGGAAAGCCTTGCCACCGTCCTTCCCTATGTCCGCATCGACGACCTCCGCCGCTTCCGCGACGAGGACGACATGGCCTGAGACCGGGCCGGCCGAAAACATCCGAACAGGTCTGTAGATCAAACCGCATTCTCCTGGTTGAATGCCGCGCAGGAAAGAATGATCGAACCGGAGGCAGCGATGACCATGAATCCTACGGCCCGCCCGGCCGAAACCATGTCCGGGAAGCCGGCGCTCGACACCAGCAGGGTGGCGTACCAGCTTCCCCAGCCGACCGGCATGATGCCGGACATCTTCTCCGCCGGCGTCCTCGACCTGGATGGCGGCGACGAGCGGGACTGGGTGCCGCAGTCGGACGACGTGTCGTTCAAGCCGCTCGTGCTCAGCGTCAGCCAGGGATACTACGTCAATATCCTGCGGGTCCGCTCCTCGGGCATCCTGTCCCGCCACCGCCACAGCGGGCCGGTGCATGCGATCACGCTGCGCGGCAAATGGCACTATCTGGAGCATGACTGGGTCGCCACGGCCGGCGACTACGCCTTCGAGCCGCCGGGCGAGACCCATACCCTGGTGGTGCCGGAAGGCGTCGAGGAGATGGCCACGCTGTTCCATGTCACGGGCGGCTACACCTATGTCGATCCCTACGGCAAGGCGCTTGGCTACGAGGACGTCTTCACCAAGCTGGAGAATGTCCGCCGCCACTACGAGCGGATCGGCCTGGGTGCGGACTACGCGAACCGCTTCGTTCGGTAGAGCGGTTTCCGACCGGGTCGACCCGCCTGTTCCGGCCGGGACAAGCTGATCTGGTACCGCTCCAGGGGCCGGGCGTGCCGAATTCGCTCTTCTCCTGTTTGATCCGGCATTTCCGGCTAACAGGAAAGGAACCAGGATGACGGACGATCGGAAGGCGGCACCGGGATCGAAGCAGCGGAACACGGAACCGGCGGAGGTCCGGAAACCCGCGATCATCGCCGGCTCCGGGCGCGGCGGCCTCAGCGGAGGGGCCGATCCGGGATCCACGGGCGCCGGCATCGCCGGCGGCGACGTCGATGTGGCGGGTATCGGCGGAAAGGCCACCCGCCCGGCGCGGGATTCCGGAAGGTGAACGGAAGCTTCTAAGGACATTATTCCTTTACAAAGTCCCGCTACACTGCCTCCGGCGCTTCGGTGCCGGATCTTTGAACCGTGGATAAGAGAAGCCCGCCGACGGCCCGGCAAGGACGCCGCCATCACGAATCATGACAAATGCGTCCTTGCCCGGGGGAGGGGGTGTCGTCATTCCGCCGGGACTGATGGCCGCGGCTACCGCTTGTCCTTGCCTGGCTCCGCCATCCGGCGGTGCATTCCGGCCAGGACGCCCGACGGCGTCACCGACGCGATGGCCGTCTGAAGCTTGTTGTGCCAGCCGCTGACCACGTCGCCCTCGCCCTTCATCATCGCCTTGAAGCCGGTCTTCGCGACATCGGCGGGATCGTCCTTCTTCTGCTGTCCGACCTTGGTGTCCATCATGTCGGCCCGTTCGAAGAAATCGGTCTCGGTCGCTCCCGGCATCAGGCAGGTCACCGTGATGCCGGTGTCCTTCAGCTCGTGGCGGAGCGCGAAGGAGAAGCTGTCCAGCATCGCCTTGGTGCCGTTGTAGACGGCTTGGTACGTGCCCGGCATGAAGCCGGCGATCGATCCGGTGATCAGGATGCGGCCCTGGCCCCGGGTCCGCATGTCACGCCCCACCTTGTGCAGCAGGTAGAGCGTGCCGGTGACGTTGGTGTCGATCACGTGCCGGATATCGCCGAAATCCTGGTCCAGGAAGCCCTTGCCCAGGCCCCGGCCGGCATTGGCCAGCAGCGCGTCGACCGGCCGGCCCCTGATCGCCGCGCAGAGCCGGTCCACTCCCTCGATGGTCGCCAGGTCCGCCTCGACCGCATCGACCGCGGCACCCATCTGCCGCAGCTTCTGGGCCGCTTCGTTGATCCGGGGCTCGTCGGCGGCGACGATCAGGTCGAAGCCGTTCCGGACGCATTCCTCCGCCAGTTCGTAGCCGATGCCGGTCGAGGCGCCGGTGACCACCGCCAGGGGTTTCGTCGTTTGGTCGGCCATGAGGTCCTGCCTTTCTTCGATTGCATGGATGCCGGGGCTTCAACCGCGGGCGGGATGGCAGGGTTCCTGTCCCGCGAACGGACCGGGGCGTCATGACGTTTGCTGACATTCGCGGCCGCTACGGCATGTCGGCACCGTCTCCGAACGTCGGCACCGCTATCACGATTGATGACGTATGCGGCTCTTACGGGGGGGCGTCATTCTCCCGCACGCCTGAATCGGATCGTCTCGGCGATTGGCGCGTTTCCTCCCCTGTCGGCGCTGCCGCCCCACTTGGACCCGCCCGCCGGGCCTGGCGGCGTCGATCCCATGGCCGGGGAGTTCACGAAGCCATAACGGGAGGAACAATCGAGCAATGAGCAGTACGACGGCAACCACCGAGACCTATCCGGTCATCGATGACGATCCCTACCACCTCACGCCGGAAGGGATCATGGAGCCCCCGGTCGGGTGGGCGCACAGTCTCAAGCATCTGGGGCCGGGGCTTATCCTCAGCGCGTCCATCGTCGGCTCGGGCGAGCTGATCGCCACCACCACGCTCGGCGCCCAGGCGGGGTTCGCCCTGCTCTGGATGGTCATCTTCAGCACCCTGGTCAAGGTGGCGGTCCAGGTCGAACTGGCGCGCTGGACCATCTCCACGGGTCAGCCGGCCCTGACAGGCTACAACAAGGTGCCGCCCAAGATCGGCCGGGTCGGCTGGATCAATCTCCTCTGGGTGCTGATGGCGCTCTCCAAGATCCTCCAGATCGGCGGCATCGTCGGCGGAACGGCGGCGGCCCTCAGCATCCTCATGCCGCTGGGCGGCGATCCGCTCGGCACCCTGTCGCTGACGATCTGGACGGCGATCGTCGCGGTGTCGGCCATAGCGTTCCTCTACTCCAACAAATACAGCCTGATCGAGCGGGGCGCCGTGCTGCTGGTCGTGGTGTTCAGCATCGCCACGATCGTGATCGCGGTCGGCCTGCCCTTCACGCCTTACGGCTACAGCACCTCCGACATCCTGGGCGGGCTCGCCTTCGCGGTGCCGGCCGGCACCATCGGCGCCGCCATCGCCATGTTCGGGATCACCGGCGTCGGCGCCGACGAGCTGACCTTCTACACCTACTGGTGCGTCGAGAAGGGCTACGCCCGCTATGTCGGCCCGGCCGACGGCAGCGAGGAATGGGTCCGCCGGGCCAACGGCTGGATCAGCGTGATGTACAAGGACGCCTTCGTGTCCTGGCTGATCTACACCTTCGGCACGCTGGCCTTCTTCATCATGGGCGCCGCCGTGCTGAAGCCCCAGGGCCTCGTGCCCCAGGGCAACGAGATGATCGTCACCCTGTCGCGCATGTATACCGACACGCTGGGCGAGGGCGTGGCGATCCTGTTCCTGGTCGGCGCCGTCGCCGTGCTGGGCTCGACCCTCTGGGCCGCCGTGCCGAGCTGGTCGCGCATGTATGTCAACTTCCTCTCGGTCATCGGGCTGGTCGACTGGCAGAACACGCAGTCCCGGATCAAGTGGATCCGCGTCTTCACCGTCATCCTGCCGATCCTGTGGGGTGCCGCCTACCTGTTCATCCGCTCGCCGGTGCTGATGGTCCAGATCGGCGGCGTCATGACCGGGATCTTCCTGCTGGGCGCCGTGGTGGCGGTCTGGTACCTGCGCCGGACGGAGACCGACCCCCGGATCTACGGCGGCGGGCTGTTCAACGTCGTCCTGGTGATCAGCAGCGTCGCCATCGTGCTCCTCGGGGTCTACACGGCGCTGAACGTCTTCGGCGTCTTCAAATGAGGTGAATGCCGCGGGCCGGGACGATCGGGGGCCTGGGTTGTTGAGCTAGGCCCATACCGCCGTCCCGGCCCGTTCCACTTGAGAGAAAATGACTCTTCACCAGGGTTTCGCCTTCGCCATCGTCCTCGCGATGATGGCGCTTTTCGTCTGGGGAAGGCTCCGGTACGACGTCGTCGCCATGCTGGCCCTGTTCGCTTCCGTCGCGGCCGGCATCGTCCCGGCGGAGGATGCCTTCTCCGGCTTCGGCGACGAGGTCGTGATCATCGTCGCCGCGGCCCTGCTGGTCAGCGCCGCCGTCGCGAAATCCGGCGTGACCGAGCGGCTGATGCAGCCCCTCGCCCCCTACCTGCGCACGACCCGGTCGCAGGTCTTCGTCCTGGTCCTGGCGGTGATCGTGCTGTCCACCTTCATCAAGAACGTGGGCGCCCTGGCGATCCTGATGCCGGTGGCGTTCCAGATCGGCAAGCGGACTGGGACGCCGCCCTCCCAACTGCTGATGCCGCTGTCCTTCGGCTCGCTGATGGGCGGGCTGATCACCATGGTCGGCACCTCGCCCAACATCATCGTCTCCCGCGTGCGGGAGGAGATCGTCGGCCAGCCTTTCCAGCTGTTCGACTATGCGCCGGTCGGGCTCGGCATCGCCGCCCTGGGGCTGGCCTGCATCACCCTGACCTACCGGCTGCTGCCCAGCGACCGGCGGGGCGGCGCGTCCCTGGACGCCGCGATCAACATCGAGAACTACGTGGCCGAGCTTCGCGTGCCGCCCGGCTCGCCGCTGGTCGGCACCGTCGCCCGCGACGTGACCGCCCTGGCGGAAGGCCCGGCGACCCTCACCACCGTGGTCCGCGAGCGGTTCCGCCGCTACAAGCCGACGCCGATGCTCCGCCTCCAGGCCGGCGACGTGCTCCTGCTTGAGGGGGAGCCGGAGGCGCTGGAACGGGTGGTCGCCCGCGGCGGGCTGGAACTTGCCGGACAGGACGCCGGGGCCGCCGCCGACGGCGACACCGTCGGTACCATCGAGGGCGTGGTGACCGGGGACTCCGCCCTGGTCGGCGAGACGCCGGCCCACATCGACCTGCGCGGCCGCTACCAGGTCACGCTGCTGGCGATCAGCCGGAGCGGCCAGCGGATCACCCAGAGGCTGCGGTCGGTCCGTTTCCAGGCCGGCGACGTGGTGGTGCTCCAGGGCCGCTTCGACGTGCTGCCGGACA is a genomic window of Skermanella mucosa containing:
- a CDS encoding SLC13 family permease — encoded protein: MTLHQGFAFAIVLAMMALFVWGRLRYDVVAMLALFASVAAGIVPAEDAFSGFGDEVVIIVAAALLVSAAVAKSGVTERLMQPLAPYLRTTRSQVFVLVLAVIVLSTFIKNVGALAILMPVAFQIGKRTGTPPSQLLMPLSFGSLMGGLITMVGTSPNIIVSRVREEIVGQPFQLFDYAPVGLGIAALGLACITLTYRLLPSDRRGGASLDAAINIENYVAELRVPPGSPLVGTVARDVTALAEGPATLTTVVRERFRRYKPTPMLRLQAGDVLLLEGEPEALERVVARGGLELAGQDAGAAADGDTVGTIEGVVTGDSALVGETPAHIDLRGRYQVTLLAISRSGQRITQRLRSVRFQAGDVVVLQGRFDVLPDSLTALGILPLAERDLALGRGRRRWLPILVLALAMAAVALKLAPVAFAFFGAALALLLTRTLSLRDAYESVEWPILILLGALIPVSEAVRTTGATDLIAGWLSVAAGALPPMGALGLILVVAMAVTPFLNNAATVLVMAPVAASLAGKLGLAPDPFLMAVALGAACDFLTPFGHQCNTLVMGPGGYRFGDYCKLGMPLSALVIAAGIPLIALVWPLG